The genomic region AAAAACGAAAACGCGCTATTATACAGGAAACGGAGAGTGGTGGATGGGGGGTATTACTTCTTTTCCTTAGGGTATTCGGGCCGTCCTTGTCCCTGATTCGTAGGCCTGATCAAGCGTAGTGGATCAGGCGACAGGCTCGGCACAGCAATCAATGTCTGCCGGTTCCGCTGCGCTTGAGCCGGCCTACAGATCAGATAATTTGTGCGTTGTTACTTCCCAAAAATCTCCCGGTAGTCGGCATCGATGAATCCCACGTACAGCCCTTTACCATCATCCAACACCGGACGTTTTATTATCGACGGTGTCTCCAGCATGATGCGAATGGCACTGCCTTTGTCGATGTTGTCCCTTGTCTCCTGATCCAGCTTGCGCCACATCATACCCCGTTTATTGAGCAGTTTTTCCCAGCCGACTGCCTCAGTCCAGCGCAACAGAAGTGCTTCGTCCAGTCCCGCTTTTTTGAAGTTGTGGAAGTGGTAGTCGATACCCTGGTCATCCAGCCACTTGCGGGCTTTTTTCATGGTATCGCAGTTGGGAATGCCGTAGATAGTCGTCATCTGTTTTCGTGAAATTTAGAGATTGGGATTGCGGACTATACACGCAGAATCCGGTGGTTGTCATACGGCTTCAGATATCTCTTAACAGTTCATTGATGCTGGTCCTGGAGCGGGTCTTTTCGTCGACTTGCTTGACGATTACGGCGCAGTAGAGACTGTGGCTGCCATCGTCAGCCGGCAGATTGCCCGGTACCACGACGGAGCCGGCAGGAACGCGACCATAGATGATCTCTTTTGTTTGGCGATTGTAGATTCTTGTGCTCTGGCTGATGTGGACGCCCATGGAGATCACACAACCGGTTTCGACGATTACCCCCTCTACAATGTTGGAGTGGGAGCCGATGAAACAGTTGTCTTCGATGATTGTCGGCGAGGCCTGCAGGGGGTCCAGCATACCGCCGATCTCGACATTACCTGAAATGTGGACGTTTTGACCGATCTGGGCACAGGATCCGATGGTAGACCAGGTGTCGATCATAGTGCCGCTATCGATATAGGCACCGATGTTGATGTATGCGGGCATGAGGATGCAGGAAGGTGCGATATAGGCACCCCGGCGTGCGCTGGCGGGAGGCACCACGCGCACATGGTCACTGCGAAAATCCCTAGTGTTGTAATCAGCGTATTTCGAAGGGACTTTGTCGTAGTAGTTGGTAAATCCCCCTTTCATAAAATCGTTATTCGAAAAACGGAAGGAGAGCAGGACCGCTTTTGTTATCCAGTGATTGACCTGCCAGTCACTATCGATTTTTTCCGCAACGCGGATTGTGCCATGGTCGAGTTGGTTAATGATTTCATCGACAGCGTCTCTGACGAGTGTGTCGGCGGAAAGCGGCGTAATGTCAGCGCGTTTTTCGAAAGCATCGTTTATTATGGACTTGAGATCATTCACTGGATTCACCGCTCATGCGTGCCTTGGCTGATCTGTGATTTGCACTACATCAGAGCACTCTTGATACCATCTGCACTCGTCCCGGGAAAGTGTCAAAGATTATCCACTAC from Gammaproteobacteria bacterium (ex Lamellibrachia satsuma) harbors:
- the dapD gene encoding 2,3,4,5-tetrahydropyridine-2,6-dicarboxylate N-succinyltransferase, whose protein sequence is MNDLKSIINDAFEKRADITPLSADTLVRDAVDEIINQLDHGTIRVAEKIDSDWQVNHWITKAVLLSFRFSNNDFMKGGFTNYYDKVPSKYADYNTRDFRSDHVRVVPPASARRGAYIAPSCILMPAYINIGAYIDSGTMIDTWSTIGSCAQIGQNVHISGNVEIGGMLDPLQASPTIIEDNCFIGSHSNIVEGVIVETGCVISMGVHISQSTRIYNRQTKEIIYGRVPAGSVVVPGNLPADDGSHSLYCAVIVKQVDEKTRSRTSINELLRDI
- a CDS encoding ArsC family reductase, with amino-acid sequence MTTIYGIPNCDTMKKARKWLDDQGIDYHFHNFKKAGLDEALLLRWTEAVGWEKLLNKRGMMWRKLDQETRDNIDKGSAIRIMLETPSIIKRPVLDDGKGLYVGFIDADYREIFGK